One genomic segment of Aquamicrobium lusatiense includes these proteins:
- the nuoL gene encoding NADH-quinone oxidoreductase subunit L, with the protein MYQAIVFLPLIGFLIVGLFGNAIGARASEYLTSGLMVIVAALSWVAFFTVGFSETETFTVPLLRWLQSGGLDADWALRIDTLTVVMLVVVNTVSALVHIYSIGYMHHDPHRPRFFAYLSLFTFAMLMLVTSDNLVQMFFGWEGVGLASYLLIGFWYKKPSASAAAMKAFIVNRVGDFGFLLGLFGVFVLFGSVNFSTIFASTANYLPAEGAADSATVLTFLGYSLDKTAAMTIVCLLLFMGAMGKSAQVPLHTWLPDAMEGPTPVSALIHAATMVTAGVFMLARLSPLFELSHSALTVVTFIGATTAFFAATVGLVQNDIKRVIAYSTCSQLGYMFVALGVGAYGAAVFHLFTHAFFKALLFLGSGSVIHAMSDEQDMRKMGGIRKLIPTTYWMMIIGTIALTGLGIPATVIGTAGFFSKDAIIESAFVGHNAVAGYAFALLVIAACFTSFYSWRLIFMTFHGKSRASEDVLHHVHESPPVMLVPLYILAVGALFAGFVFHDQFIGEAYEAFWKTALFTSADNHVLHEMHNVPMWVKMSPFVAMVVGFLLSYQFYIRSPETPKRLAAQHRGLYQFLLNKWYFDELYDFLFVRSAKAIGRFLWKTGDGKIIDGLGPDGISARVVDVTQRVVKLQSGYLYHYAFAMLIGVAALATWMML; encoded by the coding sequence ATGTATCAAGCCATCGTCTTTCTGCCCCTCATCGGGTTCCTGATCGTCGGCCTGTTCGGCAACGCGATCGGCGCCAGGGCTTCGGAGTATCTCACATCAGGCCTGATGGTGATCGTGGCCGCGCTGTCGTGGGTAGCGTTCTTCACGGTCGGCTTCTCCGAGACGGAAACCTTCACCGTGCCGCTTCTGCGCTGGCTGCAGTCGGGCGGGCTCGATGCCGACTGGGCGCTGCGCATCGACACGCTGACCGTTGTCATGCTGGTGGTGGTCAACACCGTCTCGGCGCTGGTTCACATCTATTCGATCGGCTACATGCACCACGACCCGCATCGGCCGCGCTTCTTCGCCTACCTGTCGCTGTTCACCTTCGCCATGCTGATGCTGGTAACCTCCGACAATCTGGTGCAGATGTTCTTCGGCTGGGAAGGCGTCGGCCTTGCCTCCTATCTGCTGATCGGCTTCTGGTACAAGAAGCCTTCCGCCAGTGCGGCGGCCATGAAGGCCTTCATCGTCAACCGCGTGGGTGACTTCGGCTTCCTGCTCGGCCTGTTCGGCGTGTTCGTGCTGTTCGGCTCGGTCAACTTCTCGACCATCTTTGCCAGCACGGCGAATTACCTGCCGGCCGAGGGCGCGGCGGACAGCGCAACCGTGCTGACCTTCCTCGGATACTCGCTCGACAAGACGGCGGCGATGACCATCGTGTGCCTTCTGCTGTTCATGGGCGCCATGGGCAAGTCGGCTCAGGTGCCGCTGCACACCTGGCTGCCGGACGCCATGGAAGGCCCTACCCCGGTTTCGGCGCTTATCCACGCCGCCACCATGGTGACGGCCGGCGTGTTCATGCTGGCGCGCCTGTCGCCTCTGTTCGAGTTGTCGCACAGTGCGCTCACCGTCGTCACCTTCATCGGCGCGACGACCGCCTTCTTCGCGGCGACCGTCGGTCTCGTGCAGAACGACATCAAGCGCGTCATCGCCTATTCGACCTGTTCGCAGCTTGGCTACATGTTCGTGGCGCTGGGCGTGGGCGCTTACGGCGCCGCGGTGTTCCACCTGTTCACGCACGCCTTCTTCAAAGCGCTGCTGTTCCTCGGCTCGGGCTCGGTCATCCACGCCATGTCCGACGAGCAGGACATGCGCAAGATGGGCGGCATCCGCAAGCTGATACCGACCACCTACTGGATGATGATCATCGGCACCATCGCGCTGACCGGCCTCGGCATTCCCGCCACGGTGATCGGCACCGCGGGCTTCTTCTCCAAGGATGCCATCATCGAGAGCGCCTTTGTCGGCCATAACGCTGTTGCCGGCTATGCCTTTGCGCTGCTGGTGATCGCCGCCTGCTTCACCTCCTTCTATTCCTGGCGCCTGATCTTCATGACGTTCCACGGCAAGTCGCGCGCCAGCGAGGATGTTCTGCATCATGTCCATGAGTCGCCGCCGGTGATGCTGGTGCCACTCTACATCCTCGCCGTTGGCGCGCTGTTCGCGGGCTTCGTGTTCCACGATCAGTTCATCGGAGAAGCCTATGAGGCGTTCTGGAAGACGGCGCTGTTCACCTCTGCCGACAACCATGTCCTCCATGAAATGCACAATGTGCCGATGTGGGTGAAGATGTCGCCGTTCGTGGCGATGGTCGTCGGCTTCCTGCTGTCGTACCAGTTCTACATCCGCTCGCCGGAGACGCCGAAGCGTCTGGCCGCGCAGCACCGGGGCCTTTACCAGTTCCTGCTGAACAAGTGGTACTTCGACGAACTGTATGACTTCCTGTTCGTGCGCTCCGCCAAGGCGATCGGCCGCTTTCTGTGGAAGACCGGCGACGGGAAGATCATCGACGGGCTCGGGCCTGACGGTATTTCAGCGCGCGTCGTCGACGTCACGCAGCGCGTCGTGAAGCTGCAGTCCGGCTATCTCTATCACTACGCCTTCGCAATGCTGATCGGCGTTGCCGCACTTGCCACCTGGATGATGCTATGA
- the nuoK gene encoding NADH-quinone oxidoreductase subunit NuoK, whose protein sequence is MTVGIGHYLTLSAILFTIGVFGIFLNRKNVIVIMMSIELLLLAANINLVAFSSVLNDLMGQIFVLFVLTVAAAEAAIGLSILVVFFRNRGSIAVEDVNMMKG, encoded by the coding sequence ATGACCGTCGGCATCGGACATTATCTGACACTCTCGGCAATCCTGTTCACGATCGGCGTGTTCGGCATCTTCCTGAACCGCAAGAACGTCATCGTCATCATGATGTCGATCGAGCTGCTGTTGCTGGCGGCCAATATCAATCTGGTCGCCTTCTCCTCGGTGCTCAACGATCTGATGGGACAGATTTTCGTGCTGTTCGTGCTGACCGTCGCAGCGGCCGAGGCGGCGATCGGCCTGTCCATTCTGGTGGTTTTCTTCCGCAACCGCGGCTCCATCGCGGTGGAAGACGTGAATATGATGAAGGGCTGA
- a CDS encoding NADH-quinone oxidoreductase subunit J, whose product MLEGLEAAFFYLFALVAVASALMVISSRNPVHSVLFLILAFFNAAGLFLLAGAEFLALILLIVYVGAVMVLFLFVVMMLDVDFAEFKQGALRYAPIGALVGLIFAAELIIVTGGYVLSPELGASVARPIPDMAERTNTAVLGDVLYTDYIHFFQMAGLVLLVAMVGAIVLTLRHKQGVKRQSISEQVGRTPETSIEVRKVETGKGI is encoded by the coding sequence ATGCTTGAAGGACTAGAGGCGGCTTTCTTCTACCTCTTCGCCCTCGTCGCGGTCGCATCGGCCCTGATGGTTATTTCGTCGCGCAATCCGGTGCATTCGGTGCTGTTCCTGATCCTCGCATTCTTCAATGCGGCGGGGCTGTTCCTGCTGGCCGGAGCCGAGTTCCTGGCGCTGATCCTGCTCATCGTCTATGTGGGCGCGGTCATGGTGCTGTTCCTGTTCGTGGTCATGATGCTCGACGTCGATTTCGCCGAGTTCAAACAGGGCGCGCTGCGCTACGCGCCGATCGGCGCGCTGGTCGGGCTGATCTTCGCAGCCGAGCTGATCATCGTGACCGGCGGCTATGTGCTCTCTCCCGAGCTTGGAGCTTCCGTCGCGCGGCCGATCCCGGATATGGCTGAGCGCACCAATACGGCGGTTCTCGGCGATGTCCTCTACACGGATTACATCCATTTCTTCCAGATGGCCGGTCTCGTGCTGCTGGTCGCCATGGTCGGCGCCATCGTTCTGACGCTGCGCCACAAGCAGGGCGTCAAGCGGCAGTCGATTTCCGAGCAGGTCGGCCGCACGCCGGAAACCTCCATCGAAGTACGCAAGGTCGAGACGGGGAAGGGCATCTGA
- the nuoI gene encoding NADH-quinone oxidoreductase subunit NuoI has product MSAFAQAAKSLILKDIVGGYWLGIKKMFEPKETINYPHEKGMISPRFRGEHALRRYPNGEERCIACKLCEAICPAQAITIEAGPRRNDGTRRTVRYDIDMVKCIYCGFCQEACPVDAIVEGPNFEFATETREELYYDKDKLLANGDRWEREIARNMALDAPYR; this is encoded by the coding sequence ATGTCTGCATTCGCTCAAGCGGCTAAGTCGCTGATTCTGAAAGATATCGTGGGTGGCTACTGGCTGGGCATCAAGAAGATGTTCGAGCCCAAGGAAACCATCAACTATCCGCATGAAAAGGGCATGATCAGCCCCCGTTTCCGCGGCGAGCATGCTCTGCGCCGCTATCCGAACGGCGAAGAGCGCTGCATCGCGTGCAAGCTTTGCGAGGCGATCTGCCCGGCGCAGGCCATCACCATCGAGGCCGGCCCGCGCCGCAATGACGGCACCCGCCGCACGGTGCGTTACGACATCGACATGGTGAAGTGCATCTATTGCGGCTTCTGCCAGGAAGCGTGCCCGGTCGATGCCATCGTAGAAGGGCCGAATTTCGAATTCGCGACGGAAACGCGCGAGGAACTCTACTACGACAAGGACAAGCTGCTTGCCAACGGCGACCGCTGGGAGCGGGAGATCGCCCGCAACATGGCGCTGGACGCACCTTATCGTTAA
- the nuoH gene encoding NADH-quinone oxidoreductase subunit NuoH: protein MDDSFFSFYILPALIVLAKSLALLVILLIFVAYILYADRKIWAAVQMRRGPNVVGPWGLLQAFADLLKFVFKEPVIPAGANKAVFLLAPLVTSVLAMATWAVIPVNEGWAVANINVGILYILAISGLEVYGVIMGGWASNSKYPFLGALRSAAQMVSYEVSIGFVIVTVLLLVGSLNLTDIVMAQQSGIGTWLGLSNSFLDWHWLALFPMFIIFIISALAETNRPPFDLVEAESELVAGHMVEYSSTAFLLFFLGEYVAIVLMCALTTILFLGGWLPPFDFAPFTWVPGVIWFVLKVCFVFFIISMAKGVLPRYRYDQLMRLGWKVFLPISLFMVVATAAFLKLTGLA, encoded by the coding sequence ATGGACGACAGCTTCTTCTCCTTCTACATCCTGCCGGCGCTGATCGTTCTAGCCAAGTCGCTGGCGCTGCTGGTCATCCTGCTGATCTTCGTGGCCTATATCCTCTATGCCGACCGCAAGATCTGGGCCGCCGTGCAGATGCGCCGCGGTCCGAACGTGGTCGGACCATGGGGCCTGCTTCAGGCCTTCGCTGACCTTCTGAAATTCGTGTTCAAGGAGCCGGTGATTCCGGCCGGCGCCAACAAAGCGGTGTTCCTTCTGGCCCCGCTGGTGACGTCGGTTCTGGCCATGGCGACATGGGCCGTCATTCCGGTGAACGAAGGCTGGGCGGTCGCCAACATCAATGTCGGTATCCTCTACATTCTGGCGATTTCGGGCCTTGAAGTGTACGGCGTCATCATGGGCGGCTGGGCTTCGAACTCGAAATATCCGTTCCTCGGCGCGCTCCGCTCCGCCGCGCAGATGGTGTCCTATGAAGTCTCGATCGGCTTCGTCATCGTCACCGTGCTGCTGCTGGTCGGTTCGCTGAACCTGACCGACATCGTGATGGCCCAGCAGAGCGGCATCGGCACCTGGCTCGGGCTTTCCAACAGCTTCCTCGACTGGCACTGGCTCGCGCTGTTCCCGATGTTCATCATCTTCATCATCTCGGCGCTGGCAGAGACCAACCGTCCGCCCTTCGACCTCGTCGAAGCGGAATCGGAGCTGGTCGCCGGCCACATGGTGGAATATTCGTCGACGGCCTTCCTGCTGTTCTTCCTCGGTGAGTATGTGGCGATCGTGCTGATGTGCGCGCTGACCACCATCCTCTTCCTCGGAGGCTGGCTGCCGCCTTTCGACTTCGCGCCGTTCACCTGGGTCCCTGGCGTCATCTGGTTCGTCCTCAAGGTGTGCTTCGTGTTCTTCATCATCTCGATGGCCAAGGGCGTTCTTCCGCGTTACCGCTACGATCAGCTCATGCGGCTGGGCTGGAAGGTCTTCCTTCCGATCTCGCTGTTCATGGTCGTGGCCACGGCCGCTTTCCTCAAGCTGACGGGGCTTGCCTGA
- the nuoG gene encoding NADH-quinone oxidoreductase subunit NuoG, with the protein MAKLKVDGKEIEVPDHYTLLQAAEAAGAEVPRFCFHERLSIAGNCRMCLVEVKGGPPKPQASCAMGVRDLRPGPEGQLPEVFTNTPMVKKAREGVMEFLLINHPLDCPICDQGGECDLQDQAMAFGVDSSRFHENKRAVEDKYIGPLVKTIMTRCIHCTRCVRFTTEVAGISELGLIGRGEDAEITTYLEQAMTSEMQGNVIDLCPVGALTARPYAFQARPWELTKTESIDVMDAVGSAIRVDTRGREVMRILPRINEQVNEEWISDKTRFIWDGLRTQRLDRPYVRRDGKLRPASWAEAFAAIRDAVSATSPERIGAIAGDLAAVEEMYALKRLMTSLGSANIDCRQDGTALNPALGRASYIFNPTIEGIEDADAILIIGANPRFEASVLNARIRKRFRAGPLPIGVIGEFGDLRYDYEALGAGPETLKDIADGNGSFFEALKKAERPLIIVGQGALARTDGAAVLGLAAKLATAVDAVGPDWNGFAVLHHAAARVGGLDIGFVPGEGGRDTASMLDNTDVLFLLGADEIEMDKVKAGFVVYVGTHGDAGAHRADVILPASAYTEKSGTYVNTEGRVQQTSRAGFAPGDAREDWAIFRALSDVLGHRLPFDSLAQLRSQLYGEFPYLARIDQIETGAAEDIAAVAKLGGKTDKAGFVSPVRDFYLTNPITRASAVMAECSALAQGGFQQAAE; encoded by the coding sequence ATGGCAAAGCTCAAGGTCGACGGGAAAGAGATCGAGGTACCCGACCACTACACGCTGCTGCAGGCGGCGGAAGCGGCGGGCGCGGAAGTGCCGCGTTTCTGCTTCCATGAACGGCTGTCGATCGCCGGCAACTGTCGCATGTGTCTGGTCGAGGTGAAGGGCGGTCCGCCCAAGCCGCAGGCTTCGTGCGCCATGGGCGTGCGCGATCTGCGCCCCGGCCCGGAAGGCCAGCTTCCCGAGGTGTTCACCAACACGCCGATGGTCAAGAAGGCCCGCGAAGGCGTGATGGAGTTCCTGCTCATCAACCATCCGCTGGATTGCCCGATCTGCGATCAGGGCGGCGAGTGCGACCTGCAGGACCAGGCGATGGCGTTCGGCGTCGATTCCTCTCGCTTCCACGAGAACAAGCGCGCCGTCGAGGACAAATATATCGGTCCGCTGGTCAAGACGATCATGACGCGCTGCATTCACTGCACGCGCTGCGTGCGCTTCACCACGGAAGTGGCCGGCATTTCCGAGCTTGGCCTGATCGGCCGTGGCGAGGATGCCGAGATCACCACCTATCTCGAACAGGCGATGACCTCCGAAATGCAGGGCAACGTCATCGACCTGTGCCCGGTCGGTGCGCTGACCGCGCGTCCCTATGCCTTCCAGGCGCGTCCGTGGGAGCTGACCAAGACGGAATCCATCGACGTGATGGACGCGGTCGGCTCGGCCATCCGCGTCGACACGCGCGGCCGCGAGGTCATGCGCATTCTGCCGCGCATCAACGAGCAGGTGAACGAGGAGTGGATCTCCGACAAGACCCGCTTCATCTGGGACGGCCTGCGCACGCAGCGTCTCGACCGGCCCTATGTGCGCCGTGACGGCAAGCTGAGGCCGGCAAGCTGGGCCGAGGCCTTCGCCGCGATCCGCGACGCTGTTTCCGCAACCTCGCCCGAGCGCATCGGTGCGATTGCCGGCGACCTTGCAGCGGTCGAGGAAATGTATGCGCTGAAGCGCCTGATGACCTCGCTGGGCTCCGCCAACATCGACTGCCGTCAGGACGGAACGGCGCTCAATCCCGCGCTTGGCCGCGCCAGCTATATCTTCAATCCGACGATCGAGGGCATCGAGGATGCCGACGCGATCCTCATCATCGGCGCCAATCCGCGCTTCGAGGCGTCGGTTCTGAACGCGCGTATCCGCAAGCGCTTCCGCGCCGGCCCGCTGCCGATCGGCGTCATCGGTGAGTTCGGCGATCTGCGCTATGATTACGAAGCGCTCGGCGCCGGTCCCGAGACGCTCAAGGATATCGCCGACGGCAATGGCAGCTTCTTCGAGGCGCTGAAGAAGGCCGAGCGTCCGCTGATCATCGTGGGGCAGGGCGCTCTGGCGCGCACCGATGGTGCTGCCGTGCTCGGTCTGGCCGCGAAACTGGCGACGGCGGTGGATGCCGTCGGACCCGATTGGAACGGCTTTGCAGTGCTGCACCATGCCGCCGCACGTGTCGGCGGCCTCGACATCGGTTTCGTGCCGGGCGAGGGCGGCCGGGATACCGCTTCGATGCTGGATAACACGGATGTGCTGTTCCTGCTCGGCGCCGATGAGATCGAGATGGACAAGGTGAAGGCCGGGTTCGTGGTCTATGTCGGCACGCATGGCGATGCCGGCGCCCACCGCGCCGACGTGATCCTGCCGGCCTCGGCCTATACCGAGAAGTCGGGCACCTATGTGAACACCGAAGGCCGCGTGCAGCAGACCAGCCGCGCAGGCTTCGCGCCGGGCGATGCCCGTGAGGACTGGGCGATCTTCCGCGCGCTTTCCGATGTTCTGGGCCACAGGCTGCCGTTCGATTCGCTGGCGCAGTTGCGCAGCCAGCTCTATGGCGAGTTTCCGTATCTCGCCCGCATCGACCAGATCGAAACGGGCGCGGCGGAAGACATTGCCGCTGTTGCGAAGCTCGGCGGCAAGACCGACAAGGCCGGTTTCGTGTCGCCGGTGCGCGACTTCTACCTGACCAACCCGATCACGCGCGCCTCTGCCGTCATGGCCGAGTGCTCCGCGCTGGCGCAGGGTGGCTTCCAGCAGGCGGCGGAATAA
- a CDS encoding NADH-ubiquinone dehydrogenase, translating into MQNNAPQMIPSEMASAVNLLVHPAAGMAAASALGLGLASQAFGIWLGAFNGASEVSQKLFQSFEGASGYDNGKAVAGKDASRPAKAASEPAKTHQPQALDKPSAPDDLKAITGVGPKLEMVLNGYGIWTYRQIAEWTDAEIAWMDDTLGFRGRIRRDDWVGQAAALQDGQRVK; encoded by the coding sequence ATGCAGAACAACGCACCACAGATGATACCGAGCGAGATGGCCAGCGCCGTTAATCTGCTCGTCCATCCGGCGGCCGGAATGGCGGCTGCATCGGCGCTTGGGCTGGGTCTGGCCAGTCAGGCTTTCGGGATATGGCTCGGCGCGTTCAATGGTGCGAGCGAGGTTTCCCAGAAGCTGTTCCAGTCCTTCGAGGGCGCTTCCGGGTACGACAACGGCAAGGCGGTTGCGGGCAAAGATGCATCGCGCCCGGCGAAGGCAGCTTCTGAACCGGCGAAGACACATCAGCCGCAGGCGCTGGACAAGCCGTCCGCCCCTGATGATCTGAAAGCGATCACAGGTGTCGGACCGAAGCTTGAGATGGTCCTCAATGGCTATGGCATCTGGACTTACCGTCAGATTGCGGAATGGACGGATGCCGAGATCGCGTGGATGGACGATACGCTCGGTTTTCGCGGCCGCATCCGGCGCGACGACTGGGTCGGGCAGGCAGCGGCGCTGCAAGACGGGCAACGGGTAAAGTAA
- the nuoF gene encoding NADH-quinone oxidoreductase subunit NuoF: MLQDKDRIFTNIYGRFDRSLAGAMSRGCWDGTKGIIEKGRDWIINEMKASGLRGRGGAGFPTGMKWSFMPKVSDGRPSYLVVNADESEPGTCKDRDILRHDPHTLVEGCLLAGFAMGAVAAYIYVRGEFMREREALQRAIDEAYDAKLIGKNNKNGYDFDIYVHHGAGAYICGEETALLESLEGKKGQPRLKPPFPANMGLYGCPTTVNNVESIAVAPTILRRGAAWFSSFGRPNNVGTKLFMLVGHVNTPCTVEEEMGTTFRELVEKHGGGIRGGWDNLLAVIPGGASCPVVKAEDIIDCPMDFDGLRERKSSFGTAAMIIMDKSTDIVKAIARLSYFFKHESCGQCTPCREGTGWMWRVMERLVRGEAQKSEIDMLLDVTKQIEGHTICALGDAAAWPVQGLIRNFRPEIERRIDEFTRNSHRVEPVLVAAE; this comes from the coding sequence ATGCTTCAGGACAAGGATCGCATCTTTACCAATATCTACGGTCGCTTCGACAGATCGCTCGCGGGCGCCATGTCGCGCGGTTGCTGGGATGGCACCAAGGGCATCATCGAAAAGGGCCGCGACTGGATCATCAACGAGATGAAGGCGTCGGGACTGCGCGGCCGTGGCGGCGCGGGCTTCCCGACAGGCATGAAATGGTCGTTCATGCCCAAGGTGAGCGATGGTCGCCCGAGCTATCTCGTCGTCAATGCCGACGAATCCGAGCCCGGCACCTGCAAGGACCGCGATATTCTGCGTCACGATCCGCACACGCTGGTCGAGGGCTGCCTGCTTGCCGGCTTCGCCATGGGCGCGGTGGCCGCCTACATCTATGTGCGCGGCGAATTCATGCGCGAGCGTGAAGCCCTGCAGCGCGCCATCGATGAGGCCTATGACGCGAAGCTCATCGGCAAGAACAACAAGAACGGCTACGATTTCGACATCTACGTTCACCACGGCGCGGGCGCCTATATCTGCGGCGAGGAAACAGCGCTGCTCGAAAGCCTTGAGGGCAAGAAGGGCCAGCCGCGACTGAAGCCGCCGTTCCCGGCAAATATGGGCCTCTATGGCTGCCCGACGACGGTCAACAACGTGGAATCCATCGCCGTTGCACCGACGATCCTGCGCCGGGGTGCGGCGTGGTTCTCGTCCTTCGGGCGTCCGAACAATGTCGGCACCAAGCTGTTCATGCTGGTCGGCCACGTCAACACGCCCTGCACGGTCGAGGAAGAGATGGGCACCACCTTCCGCGAACTGGTGGAGAAGCATGGCGGCGGCATTCGCGGCGGCTGGGACAATCTGCTGGCGGTCATTCCCGGTGGCGCGTCGTGCCCGGTGGTCAAGGCCGAGGACATCATCGACTGTCCGATGGATTTCGACGGCCTGCGCGAGCGCAAGTCCTCCTTCGGTACGGCGGCCATGATCATCATGGACAAGTCGACCGACATCGTGAAGGCGATCGCGCGGCTCTCCTACTTCTTCAAGCATGAGAGCTGCGGCCAGTGCACGCCATGCCGCGAAGGCACGGGCTGGATGTGGCGCGTGATGGAGCGGCTGGTGCGCGGCGAGGCGCAGAAGAGCGAGATCGACATGCTGCTCGACGTCACCAAGCAGATCGAGGGTCACACCATCTGTGCACTGGGCGATGCGGCGGCATGGCCGGTTCAGGGCCTGATCCGCAACTTCCGCCCTGAAATCGAGCGGCGTATCGACGAATTCACCCGCAACTCCCACCGGGTCGAGCCGGTTCTGGTCGCGGCGGAATAA
- a CDS encoding NADH-quinone oxidoreductase subunit E gives MSVRRLAEASVQPAAFSFNEEFAAAAQKWIAKYPEGRQQSAIIPLLMLAQEQDGWVTKAAIENICDMLGMPYIRGLEVATFYTQFQLKPIGTRAHIQVCGTTPCMLRGAGELMDVCRSKIHHEQLHPNADGTLSWEEVECQGACVNAPMVMIFKDSYEDLTPERLAEIIDEFEAGRGDSVPTGPQIDRHFSSPAGGFTALTDEKAILKSTRDREAKAAAGAAAAAEVPPSNAARPTTDAPETSPTLKTPAEVKASPAGEKAASVAAPAGKVSAKPAKPSLDDKNRPAGIARPAAVDDLKLISGVGPKNEQVLHELGIFTFAQVAAWKKAEREWVDGYLNFHGRIEREDWVKQAKALAKGGVDEYVRVFGKKPV, from the coding sequence ATGAGTGTCCGCCGTCTCGCAGAAGCCAGCGTCCAGCCAGCGGCATTCTCCTTCAACGAGGAGTTTGCTGCGGCCGCGCAGAAGTGGATTGCAAAATACCCGGAAGGCCGGCAGCAGTCGGCCATCATCCCGCTGCTCATGCTCGCACAGGAGCAGGATGGCTGGGTGACCAAGGCCGCGATCGAGAATATCTGCGACATGCTGGGCATGCCCTATATTCGCGGGCTTGAGGTGGCCACTTTCTACACCCAGTTCCAGCTCAAGCCGATCGGAACGCGCGCACATATTCAGGTGTGCGGCACCACGCCCTGCATGCTGCGCGGCGCCGGCGAGCTGATGGATGTGTGCCGCTCGAAAATCCATCACGAGCAGTTGCATCCCAATGCCGACGGCACGTTGTCATGGGAAGAGGTCGAGTGCCAGGGCGCCTGCGTGAACGCACCGATGGTCATGATCTTCAAGGATTCCTATGAGGATCTCACACCGGAGCGTCTGGCCGAGATCATCGACGAGTTCGAGGCGGGCAGGGGCGATTCCGTGCCGACCGGCCCTCAGATCGATCGTCATTTTTCCTCGCCGGCAGGCGGCTTTACCGCTCTAACTGACGAGAAAGCCATTCTGAAATCGACCCGTGATCGCGAGGCGAAGGCTGCTGCCGGAGCTGCCGCGGCCGCAGAGGTTCCGCCTTCCAATGCCGCCCGGCCAACGACCGATGCTCCCGAGACCAGCCCGACTCTGAAGACGCCGGCGGAAGTCAAGGCATCTCCTGCGGGCGAGAAGGCTGCAAGCGTTGCCGCGCCTGCTGGAAAGGTCTCTGCAAAGCCGGCAAAACCATCGCTGGACGACAAGAACCGGCCCGCCGGCATCGCCCGTCCCGCGGCGGTTGACGATCTGAAGCTCATCTCCGGCGTCGGACCGAAGAACGAGCAGGTTTTGCATGAGCTTGGCATCTTCACCTTCGCGCAGGTCGCTGCGTGGAAGAAGGCCGAGCGCGAATGGGTTGACGGCTATCTGAACTTCCATGGCCGTATTGAGCGCGAGGACTGGGTCAAGCAGGCCAAGGCGCTCGCCAAGGGTGGCGTGGACGAATATGTCCGCGTCTTCGGCAAGAAGCCGGTTTGA
- a CDS encoding NADH-quinone oxidoreductase subunit D — translation MAETSVRNFNINFGPQHPAAHGVLRLVLELDGEVVDRVDPHIGLLHRGTEKLMEAKTYLQAVPYLDRLDYCSPMNQEHAFALATERLLGIEVPKRGQIIRVLYSEIGRIMSHILNVTTQAMDVGALTPPLWGFAEREKLMVFYERASGSRMHAAYFRPGGVHQDLPQKLIEDIGNWIDPFLKTIDNLDALLTPNRIFKQRNVDIGVVSLEDAWAWGFSGVMVRGSGAAWDLRKSQPYECYSEMDFDIPIGKNGDNFDRYLIRMEEMRQSARIMRQCVDLLLGKESVGPVSNLDGKVVPPKRGEMKRSMEALIHHFKLYTEGYKVPAGEVYAAVEAPKGEFGVYLVSNGTNKPYRCKLRAPGFAHLQAMDFLCKGYMLADVAAILGSLDIVFGEVDR, via the coding sequence ATGGCTGAAACCTCCGTCCGCAACTTCAACATCAACTTCGGCCCGCAGCATCCGGCGGCCCACGGCGTTCTGCGCCTCGTGCTGGAGCTCGACGGCGAGGTGGTCGATCGCGTCGATCCGCATATCGGTCTGCTGCATCGCGGCACAGAGAAGCTGATGGAGGCGAAGACCTATCTGCAGGCCGTGCCCTATCTCGACCGGCTCGACTATTGCTCGCCTATGAATCAGGAGCACGCCTTTGCACTGGCCACCGAGCGCCTGCTCGGCATCGAGGTGCCGAAGCGCGGCCAGATCATCCGCGTGCTTTATTCGGAAATCGGCCGCATCATGTCGCACATCCTCAATGTGACGACGCAGGCCATGGACGTCGGTGCGCTCACCCCGCCACTTTGGGGGTTTGCCGAGCGCGAAAAGCTGATGGTGTTCTACGAGCGGGCCTCCGGCTCGCGCATGCATGCGGCTTATTTCCGGCCGGGTGGCGTGCATCAGGACCTGCCGCAGAAGCTGATCGAGGATATCGGCAACTGGATCGATCCTTTCCTGAAGACCATCGACAATCTGGATGCGCTGCTGACGCCGAACCGGATCTTCAAGCAGCGTAACGTCGACATCGGCGTGGTGTCGCTTGAGGATGCATGGGCCTGGGGCTTCTCCGGCGTCATGGTGCGCGGTTCGGGCGCGGCATGGGACCTGCGCAAGTCGCAGCCTTACGAGTGCTATTCCGAGATGGACTTCGACATTCCGATCGGCAAGAACGGCGACAATTTCGACCGCTATCTCATCCGCATGGAAGAGATGCGCCAGTCGGCGAGGATCATGCGCCAGTGCGTCGATCTGCTGCTGGGCAAGGAGAGCGTCGGTCCCGTCTCCAATCTTGATGGCAAGGTGGTTCCGCCCAAGCGTGGCGAGATGAAGCGCTCGATGGAAGCACTCATCCACCATTTCAAGCTCTACACCGAGGGCTACAAGGTTCCGGCCGGCGAGGTTTACGCCGCCGTCGAAGCGCCGAAGGGTGAATTCGGCGTCTATCTGGTGTCGAACGGCACGAACAAGCCGTATCGCTGCAAGCTGCGCGCGCCGGGCTTTGCCCATCTGCAGGCCATGGATTTCCTGTGCAAGGGCTACATGCTCGCCGACGTCGCAGCCATCCTCGGCTCCCTCGACATCGTGTTTGGTGAGGTCGACCGCTAA